In one Cryptococcus deuterogattii R265 chromosome 11, complete sequence genomic region, the following are encoded:
- a CDS encoding IQ domain-containing calmodulin-binding protein produces MDPNNIVQPETDTKYSSFRARQSTLTLPVDAPIQYSDTKKEEEATTNKNMQAGTEEEKEKAGKAAVIIQKHYRGHAARKHVQELRLRREARWNDLVKHSQEVTYAKGQLDNKNDVMSRWRRAAHAASRLQTGDGLFSSPIAALPSSQVDECDPTKLTDKELRERKATFWGSLSLGVEKNRDEEKELPFHSKELETQHWLEMIDGKHRYGSNMKYYFRKWKEADTSDNFFRWLDKGEGKDLDLEKLPRERLEKERITYLSAEERLNYLVKVDKDGLLRWAHNNEFVDTAAGRWKDAGDGTGIVPADPQSEEDENKPKPQPTIDPYAPPHNHRMHKVSRPSSLSSLSSDSYSPQSSDLDENESTHYVGLDQKPEGWLERKKKRLTPGGVRRELLRKTVRRNTWIYVSDMKLNLFVGIKHSGTFQHSSFLAGGKVTSAGIIVVKQGLIKSLNPLSGHYRSSIDSFRSFISQLESKGVDLSHVKIAKSVLSLWGLSKYSKMTKAQNNLITHVQRTLHLSHEPTEEEKSQELQENAEREEREHQERMRVVREAEEEAKKSGQMRGNKEGVTTEKDKEEMRELRREVLYGRKRLGEDKKL; encoded by the exons ATGGATCCAAACAACATCGTTCAGCCTGAAACAGACACAAAATATTCATCCTTTAGAGCTCGCCAAAGCACATTGACCCTACCTGTTGACGCACCTATTCAATATAGCGACActaaaaaggaagaggaggctACGACAAACAAGAACATGCAAGCTGGtactgaggaagaaaaagaaaaggctgGAAAAGCAGCGGTGATCATCCAAAAACACTATCGAGGGCATGCAGCTCGCAAGCATGTCCAAGAGCTCCGTCT GCGAAGAGAAGCTCGATGGAACGACTTAGTGAAGCATAGTCAAGAGGTCACTTATGCAAAGGGCCAGCTTGACAACAAGAACGATGTTATGTCAAG ATGGCGGCGCGCTGCCCACGCCGCTTCACGACTTCAGACCGGTGACGGTCTCTTTTCGTCTCCAATAGCAGCACTCCCGTCTAGCCAAGTAGATGAATGCGACCCTACGAAATTGACGGATAAGGAActgagagagagaaaggcaACTTTTTGGGGATCACTGAGTCTGGGCGTTGAGAAAAACAGggacgaggagaaggagttaCCCTTCCACAGTAAAGAACTCGAGACCCAGCATTG GCTGGAGATGATTGATGGAAAG CATCGTTATG GGAGCAATATGAAGTACTATTTCCGCAAGTGGAAGGAAGCGGATACTTCAGACAACTTTTTCAGATG GCTCGACAAAGGTGAGGGTAAggatttggatttggaaaaATTGCCTCGCGAAAGGCTCGAGAAGGAACGCATCAC GTATCTGTCCGCCGAGGAAAGGCTCAACTATCTCGTCAAGGTCGACAAAGACGGTCTGCTAAGGTG GGCGCATAACAATGAGTTTGTAGACACAGcagctggaagatggaaagatgcCGGAGATGGAACTGGTATTGTTCCTGCAGATCCTCAgtctgaagaggatgaaaacAAACCAAAGCCTCAACCGACCATCGATCCTTATGCCCCCCCTCACAATCACCGCATGCACAAGGTCTCCAGgccatcctccttgtctAGTCTTTCATCAGACTCTTACTCTCCCCAATCGTCAGATCTcgatgagaatgaaagCACGCATTATGTAGGGTTGGATCAAAAACCTGAAGGGTGGTtagaaagaaagaagaaacggCTGACACCTGGGGGAGTGAGGAGAGAACTGTTGAGGAAAACAGTGAGAAGGAATACTTGGATCTATGTGAGCGATATGAAGTTGAATTTATTTGTTGGAATCAAGCACAGTGGCACTTTTCAGCATTCGTCTT TTCTGGCTGGAGGGAAAGTCACGTCGGCAGGTATTATAGTAGTCAAGCAAGGACTCATCAAGAGCCTCAACCCTTTAAGTGGACATTACAGATCCTCAATCGAT AGTTTCAGAAGTTTTATCAGCCAGTTGGAATCGAAAGGGGTAGATCTTTCGCATGTCAAAATTGCGAAAAGTGTGCTG TCGCTATGGGG ACTCTCGAAATATTCCAAAATGACGAAAGCGCAAAATAATCTGATCACCCATGTACAGCGAACCCTCCATTTATCGCACGAGCCcactgaagaagaaaaaagccAAGAGCTACAAGAAAACGCCGAGCGTGAAGAGAGGGAGCATcaagagaggatgagggttGTGAgggaagcggaagaggaggcgaagaaAAGCGGGCAGATGAGGGGTAATAAGGAAGGGGTGACGACTGAAAAGgataaggaagagatgagagaacTACGGAGGGAGGTACTTTATGGCCGAAAGAG GCTgggagaagacaaaaaacTATGA
- a CDS encoding HAD hydrolase, with amino-acid sequence MPHSLKLKALLIDLNGTLHIGSESTPSAVKAIERLRSARIPFIFCSNSTKESSASLLNKLRKIGFDVKKEELITSLSACRMIVEEKGLKHPLLLMSPSAKEEFSIVQPPQSTKHDAVILGLHPDSLSYEHLNRAFRVLKGEPLSSQEKSSSTGERRPPLIAPHASMFMQDSGSSSLPVGLSLGIGPFVRALEEAADVKAEIVGKPTKDFFELALEKLRESSGEDFERNEVAVVGDDVDNDLGDGARELGLKRILVRTGKYREGAEKKVEHPPDTVYDTFAAFVDDLV; translated from the exons ATGCCCCA CTCACTGAAACTCAAAGCTCTTCTCATTGACCTCAATGGGACTCTTCATATAGGCTCGGAGAGCACCCCTTCAGCGGTTAAGGCCATTGAGCGTTTACGATCGGCTCGCATACCCTTCATATTCTGCTCCAATTCGACCAAAGAATCTTCGGCAAGCTTGTTAAACAaattgaggaagattgggTTTGATGttaagaaggaggagttgATCACAAGTCTGAGCGCGTGTCGAATGATCgttgaggagaaaggaTTAAA ACACCCCTTGCTCTTAATGTCACCATCAGCCAAAGAAGAGTTTTCAATCGTTCAGCCTCCACAAAGTACGAAGCACGACGCTGTCATCCTAGGGCTCCATCCCGACTCTCTTTCATACGAGCACCTCAACAGAGCATTTCGAGTCTTGAAAGGCGAGCCGCTCTCTTCTCAAGAAAAGAGCAGTTCTACAGGAGAACGCAGGCCGCCCTTGATAGCACCCCATGCCTCCATGTTTATGCAAGATTCGGGgtcatcctcacttccaGTCGGCTTATCGCTTGGTATAGGTCCATTCGTAAGGGCGCTGGAGGAGGCAGCCGACGTGAAAGCCGAGATTGTAGGAAAACCAACTAAAGACTTCTTTGAGTTGGCCCTAGAGAAGTTGAGAGAGTCGAGTGGGGAGGATTTTGAACGGAATGAGGTGGCGGTAGTAGGTGACGACGTGGATAATGACCTCGGAGATGGCGCCCGAGAGCTTGGACTAAAAAGAATACTAG TGAGGACAGGAAAATATCGCGAAGGtgcagagaagaaagttGAGCACCCCCCCGATACGGTGTATGATACGTTTGCGGCGTTCGTGGATGACTTGGTTTAA
- a CDS encoding thioredoxin: MLGHFSKSVRLSVAPLRASLTQRAFHASPIARDHILDASDEVFEKRALDSGNSKPVLVDFYASWCQPCRVLTPLLKRVTGPESNYDLLTINVDDYPEVAAKYKVSALPTVVAFKNGAVKNKFVGFRGQDDISKFLGML, from the exons ATGCTTGGCCATTTCTCAAAATCCGTTAGGCTCTCGGTTGCTCCTCTCCGCGCAAGTCTTACTCAGCGTGCCTTCCACGCCTCTCCTATAGCGCGGGACCACATTCTTGATGCCAGCGACGAAGTCTTTGAGAAGCGAGCGCTTGACTCCGGTAACTCCAAACCCGTTTTGGTGGACTTCTATGCCAG CTGGTGCCAGCCTTGCCGTGTCCTCACTCCTTTACTCAAACGAGTCACCGGCCCAGAATCCAATTACGACTTGTTAACTATCAATGTTGACGACTATCCTGAAGTTGCTGCCAAGTACAAGGTGTCTGCCTTGCCTACGGTAGTGGCATTCAAAAATGGTGCTGTCAAAAACAAGTTCG TTGGGTTTAGGGGACAAGATGACATTAGCAAGTTCTTGGGCATGCTTTAA